The Phragmites australis chromosome 15, lpPhrAust1.1, whole genome shotgun sequence genome window below encodes:
- the LOC133892961 gene encoding peroxidase RIP1-like produces MAAALLREGYRGVGLLCGSALHHTPIKFEPVLLASLLAMAVLVYLTIMAAALASASGELTADYYSETCPQALTTIKILVGAAILREPRMGASLVRMHFHDCFVNGCDGSILLDDTDDMIGEKTAKPNNMSVRGYDVIDTIKSAVNTVCFGNVISCADILAVAARDSIVALGGASYDVLLGRRDATTASNADADNDIPTPFMDLPVLLANFQSHGLSLHDLVVLSGAHTLGYSRCLFFRGRLYNETDTLDPAYAASMDKRCPPTGDDDALSSLDDTPTTVDTDYYQGLMQGRALLHSDQQLYQGDGGDTDALVKYYGENPSKFWEDFGSAMVKMGNVSPLTGDEGEVRENCRVVNQE; encoded by the exons ATGGCTGCTGCTTTGCTTCGTGAGGGCTACAGAGGTGTTGGTTTGCTCTGCGGCAGTGCG CTGCACCACACACCAATCAAATTCGAGCCAGTGCTACTAGCTAGCCTCCTCGCAATGGCGGTTCTTGTTTACCTCACCATCATGGCCGCAGCTCTGGCCTCGGCGTCCGGGGAGCTCACCGCGGACTACTACAGCGAGACGTGCCCCCAGGCGCTGACGACCATCAAGATCCTCGTCGGCGCGGCGATCCTCAGGGAGCCCAGGATGGGGGCGTCGCTGGTCCGCATGcacttccacgactgcttcgtcaaC GGCTGTGACGGCTCCATTCTGCTGGATGATACCGACGACATGATCGGCGAGAAGACGGCCAAGCCCAACAACATGTCGGTGAGAGGGTACGACGTGATCGACACGATCAAGTCCGCGGTGAACACGGTCTGCTTCGGAAACGTCATCTCCTGCGCTGATATCTTGGCAGTAGCCGCTCGTGATTCCATTGTCGCG CTCGGAGGGGCATCGTACGACGTGCTCCTCGGCCGGCGCGACGCGACGACGGCGAGCAACGCCGACGCCGACAACGACATCCCGACCCCGTTCATGGACCTCCCGGTGCTGCTGGCCAACTTCCAGTCCCACGGCCTCTCCCTCCACGACCTCGTCGTGCTCTCCGGTGCGCACACGCTGGGCTACTCCCGGTGCCTCTTCTTCCGCGGCCGGCTGTACAACGAGACGGACACGCTGGACCCGGCGTACGCGGCGTCGATGGACAAGCGGTGCCCGCCCACGGGCGACGACGACGCCCTGTCATCGCTGGACGACACGCCCACGACCGTGGACACCGACTACTACCAGGGCCTCATGCAGGGCCGCGCGCTGCTGCACTCAGACCAGCAGCTGTAccagggcgacggcggcgacacCGACGCCCTGGTCAAGTACTACGGCGAGAACCCGAGCAAGTTCTGGGAGGACTTCGGCTCGGCCATGGTGAAGATGGGCAACGTGAGCCCGCTCACCGGCGACGAGGGAGAGGTCAGGGAGAACTGCCGGGTCGTGAACCAGGAGTGA
- the LOC133893609 gene encoding peroxidase 2-like, with amino-acid sequence MASASFLGFLVLVALASAASAQLSSTFYDTSCPNALSTIKSAVTAAVQQEARMGASLLRLHFHDCFVQGCDASVLLADTATFTGEQGAGPNAGSLRGFNVVANIKTQVEAVCKQTVSCADILAVAARDSVVALGGPSWTVLLGRRDSTTASLSLANSDLPPPTSSLQQLITKFGNKNLSPTDMVALSGAHTIGQAQCQNFRDHIYNDTNINSAYATSLKANCPAAAPNGNTNLAPLDTTTPNVFDNAYYNNLLSQKALLHSDQQLFNGGSTDNTVRNFASNTASFSSAFTTAMVNMGNISPLTGTQGQIRLTCSKVNS; translated from the exons ATGGCCTCAGCCTCTTTCCTTGGCTTCTTGGTGCTGGTGGCGCTGGCCTCGGCGGCGTCGGCGCAGCTGTCGTCGACGTTCTACGACACGTCCTGCCCCAACGCGCTGTCCACCATCAAGAGCGCGGTGACGGCCGCGGTGCAGCAGGAGGCTCGCATGGGGGCGTCGCTGCTCAGGCTGCACTTCCACGACTGCTTTGTCCAA GGCTGTGACGCGTCCGTTTTGCTGGCCGACACGGCCACCTTCACCGGAGAGCAGGGGGCGGGTCCGAACGCGGGTTCTCTGAGGGGCTTCAACGTCGTCGCCAACATCAAGACGCAGGTCGAGGCCGTGTGCAAGCAgaccgtctcctgcgccgacatcctcgccgtcgccgcccgtgaCTCTGTCGTTGCG CTCGGAGGGCCGTCATGGACCGTTCTGCTAGGGAGAAGGGACTCTACCACTGCAAGCTTATCTCTCGCGAACAGCGATCTCCCTCCTCCAACATCTAGCCTCCAACAGCTTATAACTAAGTTCGGCAACAAGAACCTCAGCCCAACCGACATGGTTGCTCTCTCAG GTGCACACACGATCGGTCAGGCGCAGTGCCAGAACTTCAGGGACCACATCTACAACGACACCAACATCAACTCGGCCTACGCGACGTCGCTCAAGGCCAACTGCCCCGCGGCAGCCCCCAACGGCAACACCAACCTGGCACCGCTCGACACCACGACGCCGAACGTGTTCGACAACGCCTACTACAACAACCTGCTGTCCCAGAAGGCGCTCCTGCACTCTGACCAGCAGCTGTTCAACGGAGGCAGCACGGACAACACGGTCAGGAACTTCGCGTCCAACACGGCGTCGTTCAGCAGCGCCTTCACGACGGCGATGGTGAACATGGGGAACATCAGCCCATTGACCGGGACCCAGGGGCAGATCAGGCTCACCTGCTCCAAAGTGAACTCGTAA
- the LOC133891890 gene encoding peroxidase 70, which produces MASSLSVLVLLCLATAAKAQLSPNFYSRSCPRALATIKAAVTAAVAQETRMGASLLRLHFHDCFVQGCDASVLLNDTANFTGEQTAFPNAGSIRGLNVIDNIKAQVEAVCKQTVSCADILAVAARDSVVALGGPSWRVLLGRRDSTTANISQANSDLPAPSLDLANLTAAFAKKSLSRSDMVALSGAHTIGQAQCQNFRAHIYNDTNVNSTFATLRKANCPAASGSGDGNLAPLDVTTPTAFDNAYYGNLLVQSGLLHSDQQLFNGGPTDRLVRTYASTPRRFNRDFALAMVRMGNISPLTGTQGQIRLTCSKVN; this is translated from the exons ATGGCCTCGTCTCTGTCGGTCCTGGTGCTCTTGTGCCTAGCGACGGCGGCCAAGGCGCAACTGTCGCCAAATTTCTACTCTAGGTCGTGCCCCAGAGCTCTGGCCACCATCAAGGCCGCCGTGACGGCCGCAGTGGCACAGGAGACTCGCATGGGGGCCTCCTTGCTCAGGCTCCACTTCCATGACTGCTTTGTCCAA GGGTGCGACGCGTCCGTGTTGCTGAACGACACGGCCAACTTCACCGGCGAGCAGACGGCGTTCCCGAACGCTGGATCCATCAGAGGCTTGAACGTCATCGACAACATCAAGGCGCAGGTGGAGGCCGTCTGCAAGCAgaccgtctcctgcgccgacatcctcgccgtcgccgcccgcgATTCCGTCGTCGCG TTGGGCGGGCCTTCGTGGAGGGTTCTTCTGGGGAGGAGGGACTCGACGACAGCGAACATATCTCAGGCCAACAGCGACCTGCCTGCTCCTTCTTTGGACCTCGCCAATCTCACCGCCGCGTTCGCCAAGAAAAGCCTTAGCAGAAGCGACATGGTTGCTCTCTCGG GCGCGCACACGATTGGGCAGGCGCAGTGCCAGAACTTCCGGGCCCATATCTACAACGACACCAACGTCAACTCGACCTTCGCGACGCTGCGCAAGGCCAACTGCCCCGCGGCGagcggcagcggcgacggcaACCTGGCGCCGCTGGACGTCACGACGCCCACCGCGTTCGACAACGCCTACTATGGCAACCTGCTGGTGCAGAGCGGGCTCCTGCACTCGGACCAGCAGCTCTTCAACGGCGGCCCAACCGACCGCCTGGTCCGGACGTACGCGTCCACCCCGAGGCGGTTCAACAGGGACTTCGCCCTGGCCATGGTGAGGATGGGGAACATCAGCCCGCTGACCGGGACACAGGGGCAGATCAGGCTCACCTGCTCCAAGGTGAACTAG